A stretch of DNA from Arthrobacter globiformis:
TTCCGGGAGGGCCACGACCAGTTGGGCGTCAGTGCTGTCCTCCTGGACCCGAAGGGCAACGAGCGCCAGCGGGCCCGGCTCCAGCCGCCGTCCGGCGACCGCGGCAAGGGAACCGACCTCTGGGAAGGCCTGCTCACCCCTGATTCCACCGGAAACTGGTCCTTCGTCATCGAGGCCTGGCACGACCGCTACGGCACTTGGCACCACAACGCCGAAGTCAAGGTGGACGCGGGCATCGACGTCGAACTGATGCTTGCGGAGGGGGCTGCGCTGCTGTCCCAGGCAGCTGAGGAACCCGCCCGGAACGATGCGGACCGCCATACGCTGCGCTCCGCAGCCACCATCCTCGCGGACACCTCCCTGTCGCCCGAGGACCGCCTGGCTGCCGGCTTCAGCCGGGACGTCGCCGGCGTGGTTGAGCGCGAGCCCATCCGTGAGCTCGTCACCGTCTCCGAATCGTTTCCCCTGCTCGTCGAGCGTGACCGCGCGGGCCGCGGCTCCTGGTACGAGTTCTTCCCGCGCTCCGAGGGCGCGGTGCGCGACCCCGGCACGGGCACCTGGACATCCGGCAACTTCCGGACCGCCGCGAAACGGCTGGACGCCGTGGCCGGCATGGGCTTCGACGTCATCTACATGCCGCCGATCCACCCGATTGGCATCCAGCACCGCAAGGGCCCCAACAACACCCTGATCGCCGGCCCGAACGATCCCGGTTCGCCGTGGGCCATCGGCGCGAAGGAAGGCGGGCACGACGCCATCCACCCCGATCTCGGAACTTTCGAGGACTTCGACGCTTTTGTAGCGCGGGCGAATGAACTCAACCTCGAAGTGGCCCTCGACCTGGCACTCCAGGCCGCTCCGGACCACCCCTGGGTCACCGAGCACCCGGAATGGTTCACCACCCGCGTGGACGGCAGCATCGCGTACGCCGAGAACCCGCCGAAGAAGTACCAGGACATCTACCCGCTCAACTTCGACAATGACCCCGAGGGCCTGTCCAAAGAAATCCTGCGGATCGTCCAGCTGTGGGTCAGCCATGGCGTGAAGATCTTCCGGGTGGACAACCCGCACACCAAGCCGGTGTGGTTCTGGGAGTGGCTCATCGCCAAGGTGAACAAGAAGGACCCCGACGTCGTCTTCCTGGCCGAGGCCTTCACCCGCCCCGCCATGATGCACGCGCTGGGCAGGGCCGGCTTCCAGCAGTCCTACACCTACTTCACATGGCGCAACACCAAGAAGGAGCTGGAGGAGTACTTCCACCACGTCAGCCACGAGTCGGCTGCCTTCTTCCGGCCCAACTTCTTCGTCAACACGCCGGACATCCTCACCGAGTACCTGCAGTACGGCGGCCCGGCGGCCTTCAAGATCCGTGCAGCCCTGGCGGCAACCGCGAGCCCGTTGTGGGGCGTATACGCCGGCTACGAACTGTACGAGCACGTCGCCCGGCCCGGTGCCGAGGAGTACATCGACAACGAGAAGTTTGAGTACAAGGCCCGGGACTGGGACGCTGCCGCCGCCTCCGGCCGGACCCTCGCGCCGTACCTGACCCGGCTCAATGAAATCCGCAGGGCCCACCCGGCGCTGGGGGACCTGCAGAACCTCACCCTGCACCAGTCCACGGACGACGCCACAGTGGTCTACTCGAAGCACAAGACGCTCCCGGACGGCACGAGGGACACCATCATCGTGGTGGTCAACGTGGACCCGCACAGTGCAAGGGAAGGCATGGTGTCGCTGGACCTGTCCGCGCTGGGGCTGGACCCGGCCGATCTCACTCCGAATGGCGGGTTCTGGGTGGATGACCTGATCTCCGGCGAGTCGTGGGAATGGGGGGAGTACAACTACGTGAGGCTGGATGCACATGTTGAACCTGCACATATCCTGAGCATCCGGAGGTAGCCGCCAGTGAGTTTCAGTCCGCAGAGTCCCTTCCAGCACTTCACCCCCAAGAGCACGTTCGAGCTCAATGCTCCGGGTTTGCAGCATGATCCGCTGTGGTACCGGAAAGCGGTGTTCTATGAAGTGCTGGTCAGGGGCTTTGCGGACGCCAACGGCGACGGCTCGGGCGACTTCCACGGGCTGATCGAGAAGCTGGACTACCTGCAATGGCTGGGCGTGGACTGTCTATGGCTGCCGCCGTTCTTCCAGTCACCCCTCCGCGACGGCGGGTATGACATCTCGGACTACAACTCCGTCCTGGACGAGTTCGGCACCATCAGCGACTTCAAGCGGCTGGTGGCCGAGGCCCACGCCCGCGGCGTCCGGGTCATCATCGACCTCCCGCTGAACCACACGTCAGACCAGCACCCCTGGTTCCAGGAGTCCAGGAAGGACCCCGACGGCCCCTTCGGCGACTTCTACGTGTGGAGTGACACGGACGAGAAATACCAGGACGCGCGCATCATCTTCGTGGACACGGAGGAATCCAACTGGAGCTTCGACCCCATCCGGCGGCAGTTCTTCTGGCACCGGTTCTTCAGCCACCAGCCTGACCTGAACTTCGAGAACCCGAAGGTCATCGACGCCGTATTCGACGTCGTGCGGTTCTGGCTGGACCAGGGGATCGACGGGTTCCGGGCCGACGCCATCCCGTACCTGTACGAGGAGGAGGGGACCAACTGCGAAAACCTCCCGGCAACGCACGTGTTCCTGCGCAAGCTGCGGAAGATGGTGGACGAGAGCTATCCCGGCCGGGTCATCATCGCCGAGGCCAACCAGCCTCCCAACGAGGTGGTGGAGTACTTCGGCACAGAGGAGGAACCGGAGTGCCACATGGCCTTCCACTTCCCGATCATGCCGCGGCTCTACTACGCGCTGCGTGACCAGAAGGCCGCACCCATCATCGAGACCATGCACGACACCCCGGACATCCCGGAAGGTGCGCAGTGGGGAACCTTCCTGCGCAACCACGACGAGCTGACGCTGGAAATGGTCACCGCCGATGAGCGGGCCGCCATGCTCGGCTGGTACGCGCCGGACCCGCGCATGCGGGCCAACATCGGGATCAGGCGCCGGCTGGCGCCATTGCTGGACAACTCCAGGGCGGAAATCGAGCTCATCAACGCCCTGCTGCTGTCCCTGCCGGGCAGTCCGTTCCTGTACTACGGGGACGAGATCGGAATGGGCGACAACATCTGGCTCGAGGACCGAGACGCCGTCCGCACCCCCATGCAGTGGAACCCCGACCGCAACGCCGGATTCTCCAACGCCGATCCCGGCAAGCTGTACCTCCCGGTGATCCAGTCGCTGGTCTACAACTACGCCATGGCGAACGTGGAGGCTGAGGCCGCACATTCCGGATCGCTGCTGCGTTGGACCCGGCAGATTCTCAGCGTGCGCAAGAACCACCCGGCGTTCGGGCTTGGGACGTTCAGGCATGTGGAGGCCGACCACGAGGTGGTGCTGGCCTACCTCCGCGAACTGCCGGAGGGCAACGCAGCGGGCGAACCGGCCGAATCCATCCTGTGCGTCTTCAACCTTTCCCAGCATCCGGTGTCCTCCACCCTGAGGCTTCCGGACTTTTCCGGCCGGGGCCTG
This window harbors:
- a CDS encoding alpha-1,4-glucan--maltose-1-phosphate maltosyltransferase — protein: MTTNTRTSAPAKQKPKVSITEGLRFGRFPITDVQPVVEGGKFPAKALPGEGIVVSARSFREGHDQLGVSAVLLDPKGNERQRARLQPPSGDRGKGTDLWEGLLTPDSTGNWSFVIEAWHDRYGTWHHNAEVKVDAGIDVELMLAEGAALLSQAAEEPARNDADRHTLRSAATILADTSLSPEDRLAAGFSRDVAGVVEREPIRELVTVSESFPLLVERDRAGRGSWYEFFPRSEGAVRDPGTGTWTSGNFRTAAKRLDAVAGMGFDVIYMPPIHPIGIQHRKGPNNTLIAGPNDPGSPWAIGAKEGGHDAIHPDLGTFEDFDAFVARANELNLEVALDLALQAAPDHPWVTEHPEWFTTRVDGSIAYAENPPKKYQDIYPLNFDNDPEGLSKEILRIVQLWVSHGVKIFRVDNPHTKPVWFWEWLIAKVNKKDPDVVFLAEAFTRPAMMHALGRAGFQQSYTYFTWRNTKKELEEYFHHVSHESAAFFRPNFFVNTPDILTEYLQYGGPAAFKIRAALAATASPLWGVYAGYELYEHVARPGAEEYIDNEKFEYKARDWDAAAASGRTLAPYLTRLNEIRRAHPALGDLQNLTLHQSTDDATVVYSKHKTLPDGTRDTIIVVVNVDPHSAREGMVSLDLSALGLDPADLTPNGGFWVDDLISGESWEWGEYNYVRLDAHVEPAHILSIRR
- the treS gene encoding maltose alpha-D-glucosyltransferase, which translates into the protein MSFSPQSPFQHFTPKSTFELNAPGLQHDPLWYRKAVFYEVLVRGFADANGDGSGDFHGLIEKLDYLQWLGVDCLWLPPFFQSPLRDGGYDISDYNSVLDEFGTISDFKRLVAEAHARGVRVIIDLPLNHTSDQHPWFQESRKDPDGPFGDFYVWSDTDEKYQDARIIFVDTEESNWSFDPIRRQFFWHRFFSHQPDLNFENPKVIDAVFDVVRFWLDQGIDGFRADAIPYLYEEEGTNCENLPATHVFLRKLRKMVDESYPGRVIIAEANQPPNEVVEYFGTEEEPECHMAFHFPIMPRLYYALRDQKAAPIIETMHDTPDIPEGAQWGTFLRNHDELTLEMVTADERAAMLGWYAPDPRMRANIGIRRRLAPLLDNSRAEIELINALLLSLPGSPFLYYGDEIGMGDNIWLEDRDAVRTPMQWNPDRNAGFSNADPGKLYLPVIQSLVYNYAMANVEAEAAHSGSLLRWTRQILSVRKNHPAFGLGTFRHVEADHEVVLAYLRELPEGNAAGEPAESILCVFNLSQHPVSSTLRLPDFSGRGLRDVFGGQPFPGISDDGQLTLTLGSHDFFWLRMRSTASNPASPFTQAMPILSIEG